A genomic stretch from Terriglobus sp. RCC_193 includes:
- a CDS encoding ABC transporter ATP-binding protein, whose product MARKSKEKPKPAAKSVHDEEVLGKAYDSRLMRRLLTYMRPYAGHAALSFASILLKASADVVGPYLVLVATDRYMTGHNTTFVPQWFARHLSPQPIIGISECAALYLCALLLSYALEFLQTYLMQWTGQRIMFDMRSQIFRHLQRMHVGFYDRNPVGRLVTRVTSDIDALNEMFTSGVLAIFEDVFVLVFIIGIMLWLSWPLALLTLSVLPLIGYATRLFRIAVRSSYRRIRTAIAKINAYTQEHVSGMSVVQLFNREQRAYDDFTLINAEHRDAYVDQVQAYSLYYPAVELLSTIAIAMVLWKGGFGVLHGATFFGRAVTIGVLLAFMQYAQRFFRPIQDLSEKYNILQAAMAASERVFKLLDTEPEIVSPATAVEPPHGEPCSIDFRNVWFTYQTLTDDQKAAIALAQTDDDLAAIPDVEWILRGVSFSVAKGETAAVVGHTGAGKTTITALMMRFYDVQHGSVLVDGMDVRQMPLEALRRRFGVVLQDAFLFTGTVKSNIRLGSEWITDAEVERAADEVNIGDYIRTLPQGFNEPMQERGATLSTGQKQLISFARALAHRPEILILDEATSSVDTDTELRVRSALEKMIVGRTSFVIAHRLSTIQRADKILVMHKGKLRESGTHNELLAHRGLYWRLYRLQYKDQETTAVPLAVDAFRLQPGD is encoded by the coding sequence ATGGCCAGAAAAAGCAAAGAGAAGCCGAAGCCTGCGGCAAAGTCCGTGCACGATGAAGAGGTGTTGGGCAAAGCGTATGACAGCCGCCTGATGCGGCGTCTGCTTACCTACATGCGCCCCTACGCGGGCCATGCGGCCCTCAGCTTCGCTTCCATTCTGCTCAAGGCAAGCGCGGACGTCGTTGGCCCATATCTTGTTCTGGTTGCGACAGACCGCTACATGACCGGCCACAACACCACGTTTGTGCCACAGTGGTTTGCACGGCATCTCAGCCCGCAACCCATCATCGGCATCAGCGAATGCGCCGCGCTGTATCTCTGCGCCCTGCTTCTCAGCTACGCATTGGAATTCCTGCAGACCTATCTGATGCAGTGGACCGGCCAGCGCATCATGTTTGACATGCGCTCGCAGATCTTCCGCCACCTGCAGCGTATGCACGTCGGCTTTTACGACCGCAACCCTGTAGGCCGCCTCGTCACCCGCGTCACCAGCGACATTGATGCTCTGAACGAAATGTTCACCAGCGGTGTCCTCGCCATCTTTGAAGACGTGTTCGTGCTGGTCTTCATCATCGGCATCATGTTGTGGCTCAGCTGGCCATTGGCGCTGCTTACGCTGTCGGTGCTGCCGCTGATCGGCTATGCCACGCGACTCTTCCGCATCGCCGTACGCAGCAGTTATCGCCGCATCCGCACTGCCATTGCCAAGATCAACGCCTACACGCAGGAACACGTCAGCGGCATGAGCGTGGTGCAGCTCTTCAACCGCGAACAGCGCGCCTACGACGACTTCACCCTGATTAACGCCGAACATCGCGACGCCTATGTAGACCAGGTGCAGGCCTATTCGCTGTACTATCCCGCGGTGGAACTGCTAAGCACCATTGCTATTGCCATGGTGCTGTGGAAGGGCGGCTTCGGCGTCCTGCATGGAGCCACGTTCTTTGGCCGCGCCGTCACAATTGGCGTGCTGCTGGCGTTCATGCAGTACGCGCAGCGGTTCTTCCGCCCCATCCAGGACCTCAGCGAAAAGTACAACATCCTGCAGGCCGCCATGGCCGCCAGCGAGCGCGTCTTCAAGCTCCTTGATACCGAGCCGGAGATTGTCTCTCCCGCCACGGCCGTCGAACCACCCCACGGCGAACCCTGTTCCATCGACTTCCGTAACGTCTGGTTCACTTATCAAACCCTGACCGACGATCAGAAGGCAGCCATAGCTCTCGCGCAAACGGACGATGACCTTGCCGCCATTCCTGACGTGGAATGGATTCTTCGCGGTGTGTCTTTCTCCGTGGCCAAAGGTGAAACTGCAGCCGTCGTAGGTCATACCGGCGCAGGCAAAACCACCATCACCGCGCTGATGATGCGTTTTTACGATGTCCAGCACGGCAGTGTGCTCGTCGACGGTATGGACGTCCGCCAGATGCCGCTGGAAGCCCTCCGCAGGCGCTTCGGCGTCGTGTTGCAGGACGCCTTCCTCTTCACCGGCACCGTCAAGTCCAACATCCGCCTCGGGTCCGAATGGATCACCGACGCTGAAGTGGAACGCGCCGCCGACGAGGTGAACATAGGCGACTACATCCGCACCCTGCCCCAGGGCTTCAACGAACCCATGCAGGAGCGCGGCGCTACGCTCTCCACCGGCCAGAAGCAGCTCATCAGCTTTGCCCGTGCCCTGGCGCACCGTCCGGAGATCCTCATCCTTGACGAAGCCACCTCCTCCGTCGACACCGACACCGAACTGCGCGTCCGTTCCGCACTGGAAAAGATGATCGTCGGCCGAACGTCCTTCGTCATTGCGCACCGTTTATCCACCATCCAGCGCGCCGACAAAATCCTGGTGATGCACAAGGGAAAACTCCGCGAAAGCGGCACGCACAACGAGCTCCTGGCCCACCGCGGCCTGTATTGGCGTCTCTATCGTCTCCAGTACAAGGATCAGGAAACCACCGCGGTCCCGCTGGCCGTTGACGCCTTCCGGCTCCAGCCCGGCGACTGA
- the hemW gene encoding radical SAM family heme chaperone HemW encodes MRSHDATLGLYVSVPFCRQKCTFCNFASDAFPPARMAAYVDRLVAEIEASREFAAQHRLEVPPRVDSVFLGGGTPSLLEPEQMARVFAALHRAYPMEQDAEITVEAAPGQISDALLEILLRSGVNRISLGVQSFVDAESRAVGRTHTGDACLAELERLRAAGIRNLNVDLIAGLPHQTAASWSHSLQTAIGSDVEHVSVYMLEVDEDSRLGRELIGPGVRYGAHAAPTDSLVADLYAHACETLGAAGLAQYEISNFARGGCASRHNLKYWKRDAYFGFGLDAHSMLRAQADSRASRFANGDALDPYIAGSEVVEVEHIDMLGEWEESIFLGLRLVEGVSIAELQQSFPAAWVDALVERVQNLQRDGLMRLEDGRAMLTQRGRIVSSSIFGELLADEPAVA; translated from the coding sequence ATGCGCTCCCACGACGCCACGCTCGGCCTGTATGTGTCTGTGCCGTTCTGCCGGCAGAAGTGTACTTTCTGTAACTTCGCGTCGGATGCGTTCCCCCCCGCGCGGATGGCGGCCTATGTCGACCGGCTGGTGGCGGAGATTGAGGCGTCGCGGGAGTTTGCTGCACAGCACCGGCTGGAAGTGCCGCCGCGGGTGGATTCCGTGTTTCTGGGCGGTGGCACGCCTTCGCTGCTGGAGCCGGAGCAGATGGCGCGAGTATTTGCGGCTTTGCACAGGGCTTATCCCATGGAACAGGATGCTGAGATCACCGTGGAGGCTGCTCCGGGGCAGATTTCGGATGCGTTGCTGGAAATATTGTTGCGGAGCGGTGTGAACCGCATTTCGCTGGGCGTGCAGAGTTTTGTGGATGCGGAATCACGTGCCGTGGGGCGTACACATACGGGCGATGCGTGCCTTGCGGAACTGGAACGGTTGCGCGCTGCGGGGATTCGTAATCTGAATGTTGATCTGATTGCAGGATTGCCGCACCAGACGGCTGCGTCGTGGTCGCATTCGTTGCAGACGGCGATTGGCTCTGATGTGGAGCATGTGTCGGTGTACATGCTGGAAGTGGATGAGGACTCGCGACTGGGGCGTGAACTCATTGGCCCGGGTGTTCGCTACGGTGCGCATGCCGCACCAACGGATTCGCTGGTGGCAGATTTGTATGCGCACGCTTGTGAGACGTTGGGGGCCGCGGGGCTCGCGCAGTATGAGATCTCCAACTTTGCGCGTGGGGGCTGTGCGTCTCGACACAATTTGAAGTATTGGAAGCGCGATGCGTATTTTGGCTTTGGACTCGACGCGCATTCCATGCTGCGTGCGCAGGCGGATAGCCGTGCTTCGCGATTTGCGAATGGTGATGCACTCGACCCGTACATTGCAGGCAGTGAAGTCGTCGAAGTGGAACACATCGACATGCTGGGCGAGTGGGAGGAGAGTATCTTCCTGGGGCTGCGACTGGTTGAGGGCGTTTCGATTGCGGAATTGCAGCAGTCGTTTCCGGCGGCGTGGGTGGACGCTCTGGTTGAACGCGTTCAGAATTTGCAGCGCGACGGGCTGATGCGGTTGGAAGATGGCCGCGCCATGCTGACCCAGCGCGGGCGCATCGTGTCATCAAGCATCTTTGGTGAATTGCTGGCCGATGAACCAGCTGTGGCATGA
- a CDS encoding TonB-dependent receptor plug domain-containing protein gives MYCIAQKRRVAAQLCAVAVCALTASVAHAVVVRGMVRDPLGRPISVAHVRLVKGTQVVASTTTLPDGSFEIRSSEDGRFLLIADAPTFSAQVSDSFYGRSLDVVQKNLQLTISPIKQDITVTATGEPMPVQQASGSVSLIDAEALSTRVGVVNELRLQPGVAMVQTGQYGGVTSMFVRGANSDANKVLIDDVPANDVGGVFDYGTVSSTAFTSIETHRGPDSVLYGTDARAGVIRFETPHGTSLRPVLTYSGDAGNLHTWRNEGTLSGTYGKADYFGAFSRFDSSNALPNDRYHAATSAANLGYSFSATTSVRGTVRNAVSATGTPGAWDFQGLAQNGKQGDQDTYISGVLDDTRSNGWHNTFRYIGARKREQARYFAAVGTPDGYGEYFGNTVTIRGANGTRATGQVIVGYDPFPTYYEMVNNRDGLDYRTSYSFNHHLSLVGGFRFQDERGAFRYPLYGDNDQVGRSNYDYTLALHGDAWHRLFYTVGGAIQRNSLYGTEGQPQIGLSYYAVQPGRRWLHGTRVRFQFAKGVQEPSLNAQLSSLYQKLVALGDTASIAAFHVSPIGAQRSRVYEGGIDQNIYSDRAILHVTYFHSTYGRGTEGVPVTLYNAYFHQNLPVALGSFYLNSLDTRSAGVEASLEYQVLHHLFLRAGYTYQDSLVKQSFSSDALAVLGGSSTINPNYPGIAIGQYSPLVGQRPFRRPPQTGFFIVQYTASKWSAALKGTTASRADDSTFIDAYSNSSFDNSMLLPNRNLDPGFTKLDANVTYQVRPSVAMFTQLDNLMNNQHMGPIGYPSLPFTFRAGLKLRFPHE, from the coding sequence ATGTATTGCATCGCTCAAAAGCGACGCGTGGCGGCGCAATTGTGCGCAGTTGCCGTGTGCGCCCTCACCGCATCGGTTGCACACGCTGTTGTTGTTCGTGGCATGGTTCGCGATCCGCTGGGACGTCCTATCTCTGTTGCCCATGTGCGGCTGGTGAAGGGGACGCAGGTGGTGGCATCGACCACTACGCTGCCGGATGGTTCGTTTGAGATTCGTTCCAGCGAAGATGGCCGCTTTCTCCTGATTGCGGATGCGCCCACATTTTCTGCACAGGTAAGCGATTCGTTTTATGGTCGGTCGCTGGATGTGGTGCAGAAGAATCTTCAACTGACGATCAGCCCCATCAAGCAGGACATTACTGTAACGGCTACCGGCGAGCCGATGCCTGTTCAGCAGGCCAGCGGAAGTGTTTCTTTGATTGACGCTGAGGCACTGAGCACGCGCGTGGGTGTGGTGAATGAACTTCGCCTGCAACCCGGCGTGGCGATGGTACAGACCGGACAGTATGGCGGTGTGACATCGATGTTTGTGCGTGGCGCAAACTCTGACGCTAACAAAGTTCTGATTGACGATGTGCCTGCAAACGATGTCGGTGGTGTGTTTGATTACGGCACTGTATCTTCGACTGCATTTACCTCGATCGAGACACATCGTGGGCCAGACAGCGTTCTGTACGGGACCGACGCGCGTGCAGGCGTAATACGATTTGAAACGCCGCATGGCACGTCTCTGAGGCCAGTGCTGACTTACTCGGGCGATGCAGGCAATCTACACACGTGGCGTAACGAAGGCACACTGTCCGGTACTTACGGCAAGGCCGATTACTTCGGAGCGTTTTCGCGTTTCGATAGTTCCAATGCGTTGCCGAATGATCGTTACCATGCCGCCACTTCAGCAGCGAATCTTGGTTATAGCTTTAGCGCGACCACAAGCGTTCGTGGCACTGTACGCAATGCTGTAAGTGCCACTGGAACTCCGGGCGCATGGGACTTCCAGGGTCTTGCGCAGAACGGCAAGCAGGGGGATCAGGATACTTACATCAGCGGTGTGCTGGACGACACACGCAGCAACGGTTGGCACAACACCTTCCGTTACATTGGCGCGCGGAAGCGTGAGCAGGCCCGCTACTTTGCCGCTGTAGGAACACCGGACGGTTATGGCGAATACTTTGGCAACACCGTGACGATTCGTGGCGCCAACGGAACCAGGGCCACCGGTCAGGTCATTGTTGGTTATGATCCGTTTCCTACTTACTACGAGATGGTGAACAATCGCGATGGTCTGGACTATCGCACCAGTTACAGCTTCAACCATCACCTGTCTTTAGTTGGCGGTTTCCGTTTTCAGGATGAGCGCGGCGCATTCCGCTATCCGCTGTATGGCGACAACGACCAGGTGGGCCGCAGCAATTACGACTACACACTGGCACTGCATGGTGATGCATGGCACCGGTTGTTCTATACCGTTGGTGGAGCTATCCAGCGTAACTCACTGTATGGAACCGAAGGCCAGCCGCAGATCGGGCTTTCGTATTATGCGGTGCAGCCGGGGCGCCGATGGCTTCATGGAACGCGTGTTCGTTTCCAGTTTGCCAAAGGCGTGCAGGAGCCAAGCCTGAACGCGCAGCTTTCTTCGCTCTATCAGAAGCTGGTGGCCCTGGGAGATACCGCGAGCATTGCAGCCTTCCATGTAAGTCCGATTGGAGCGCAGCGCAGCCGCGTGTATGAAGGCGGAATCGATCAGAATATTTATTCTGACCGTGCCATTCTGCATGTGACTTACTTTCACTCGACCTATGGACGTGGTACGGAAGGTGTTCCTGTAACGCTGTACAACGCGTATTTCCATCAGAACTTACCTGTTGCTCTTGGAAGCTTCTATCTCAATTCACTGGATACGCGATCCGCAGGTGTGGAGGCATCGCTTGAGTACCAGGTGCTCCATCATCTGTTCCTGCGTGCGGGATACACGTATCAGGATTCGCTGGTGAAGCAATCGTTCTCCAGCGATGCGTTAGCGGTGCTGGGTGGGTCTTCTACCATCAACCCGAATTATCCCGGCATTGCGATTGGGCAGTATTCGCCGCTGGTGGGGCAGCGTCCCTTCCGTCGTCCGCCGCAGACGGGGTTCTTTATTGTGCAGTACACCGCATCAAAGTGGTCTGCGGCATTGAAGGGAACGACAGCTTCGCGGGCGGATGATTCCACCTTTATCGACGCCTATTCGAATTCTTCGTTTGATAACTCCATGCTGCTTCCGAATCGGAATCTCGATCCCGGATTTACGAAGCTGGATGCGAATGTTACGTATCAGGTCCGTCCGTCGGTGGCGATGTTTACGCAGTTGGATAACCTGATGAACAACCAACATATGGGGCCGATTGGCTATCCATCGTTGCCGTTTACCTTCCGTGCCGGATTGAAGTTACGTTTCCCGCACGAGTAA
- a CDS encoding low specificity L-threonine aldolase, with product MSSPKGLGEVTMEVIDLRSDTVTKPTPEMRAAMASAEVGDDVYSEDPTVNRLEERAAEAFGMEAAIFVPTGSMGNQIALRMHTEPGREVVCESRAHVLDWEMGMAAMFSGCQLRTVQGQRGILRWKDIESALATTGLYYKAQTGLIWVENTHNMAGGSVTPLAVMRELRDGAHGRGLPIHLDGARVFNAAAALNVDVATLTAGYDSVNFCLSKGLCAPVGSLLVSSRKNIDKARRIRKALGGGMRQAGVLAAAGLIALDVMSKWLKDDHANAKLLAQRIAGVEGVLIDPAEVETNIVIFRTEFDAPDYVASLKERGVLASAINGNTVRFVTHHDVSREQCALAGEIAVEVAAQMLLKTP from the coding sequence ATGAGTTCTCCCAAAGGATTAGGAGAAGTGACGATGGAAGTGATTGATCTGCGCAGCGACACCGTAACCAAACCCACGCCGGAGATGCGTGCGGCGATGGCATCCGCCGAAGTGGGCGATGACGTGTACAGCGAAGACCCGACGGTGAATCGCCTGGAAGAGCGTGCCGCGGAGGCCTTTGGCATGGAGGCGGCCATCTTTGTTCCCACGGGATCAATGGGGAACCAGATTGCGCTGCGCATGCACACGGAGCCAGGCAGGGAAGTTGTGTGCGAATCGCGCGCGCATGTGCTGGATTGGGAGATGGGCATGGCCGCGATGTTCAGCGGATGCCAGCTTCGCACGGTGCAGGGGCAACGCGGGATACTTCGCTGGAAGGATATTGAATCTGCGCTTGCTACGACAGGCTTGTATTACAAGGCACAGACTGGCCTGATCTGGGTGGAGAACACGCACAACATGGCAGGCGGATCGGTTACGCCGCTGGCGGTGATGCGTGAGCTTCGTGATGGTGCGCATGGTCGCGGCCTGCCCATTCATCTGGATGGCGCGCGTGTTTTCAATGCTGCTGCTGCGTTGAATGTCGATGTTGCTACTTTGACTGCCGGTTACGACTCTGTGAACTTCTGCCTGTCGAAAGGGCTGTGTGCGCCGGTGGGATCGTTGCTGGTCAGTTCACGCAAGAACATCGACAAGGCGCGGCGTATTCGCAAGGCGCTTGGTGGCGGCATGCGTCAGGCGGGTGTGCTGGCTGCGGCTGGATTAATTGCGCTGGACGTAATGTCGAAGTGGCTGAAGGATGACCATGCCAATGCAAAACTACTGGCGCAGAGGATTGCCGGCGTTGAAGGCGTCCTGATTGATCCTGCTGAAGTGGAGACAAACATCGTCATCTTCCGCACGGAATTTGATGCGCCTGACTATGTGGCTTCATTGAAAGAGCGTGGTGTGCTGGCCAGCGCAATCAATGGAAATACAGTTCGTTTTGTTACGCATCATGATGTAAGCCGGGAACAATGCGCACTTGCTGGTGAGATCGCCGTTGAGGTTGCTGCGCAGATGCTTCTGAAAACCCCATAA
- a CDS encoding DUF47 domain-containing protein, with the protein MFSVMPQDRSFFDHFEQLGKCLVVVSDQLAGSMNLWPGTNGHVAKMEQSRHEAHRVMRETLLRLDTAFITPFDREDILELTSRIYEAIAVISTAGRRMELYRLEEMHPSLRAHTTAIDTMASEISATLNRLRKKAKLSELRGNLDEIGRQEESARQSRDKFLVELYSGQPDPISVMKKREVHDLMLEAIYLLDNLGRTIERILLKND; encoded by the coding sequence ATGTTCAGCGTGATGCCACAGGACAGAAGTTTTTTTGACCACTTTGAACAGCTTGGCAAATGCCTGGTGGTGGTCTCTGACCAGCTCGCTGGAAGCATGAACCTCTGGCCCGGCACGAATGGTCACGTGGCCAAGATGGAGCAGAGCCGCCATGAAGCGCACCGCGTCATGCGCGAAACGCTGCTCAGGCTTGATACGGCTTTCATCACCCCGTTCGATCGCGAAGACATCCTCGAACTCACCAGCCGCATTTACGAAGCCATCGCGGTTATCTCCACCGCCGGTCGTCGCATGGAACTCTACCGCCTGGAAGAGATGCACCCCTCGCTGCGCGCACACACCACGGCCATCGACACCATGGCGTCTGAGATTTCTGCCACGCTGAACCGCCTGCGCAAAAAGGCAAAGCTCAGCGAACTCCGCGGCAACCTCGACGAAATCGGTCGCCAGGAAGAGTCAGCCCGCCAGAGCCGCGACAAGTTTCTGGTGGAGCTGTACAGCGGCCAGCCGGATCCCATCTCCGTGATGAAAAAGCGCGAAGTGCATGACCTGATGCTTGAGGCGATCTATCTCCTCGACAACCTTGGCCGCACCATCGAGCGCATTCTTCTGAAGAACGACTGA
- a CDS encoding anion permease, which translates to MHAAPLLLVIITVVIALGFDFLNGVHDAANSIATIVTTRVLTPPQAVLWAAIFNFVAAFVFGTGVAHTISSNMIDPKVMNLYIVLAGLIGAIAWNLLTWYLALPTSSSHAIISALAGAAIAKAGFSAIVAAGWIPVLEFLLLSPLIGMVLGYVFMHIAAWTAHKAPRESAARWFRRLQLVSAGAYSLGHGTNDAQKTMGIIVALLVSTGYGQYATGNAVLFGRHHEISIWIILSCHAAIAFGTMIGGWKIVKTMGSRITPHLRPMGGFSAEMAAAVTIALATFAKVPISTTHAIGGAISGVGATRGVHAVRWIWAKRIVYGWILTFPGAGIVGAVTYYVLHLTLEAWVGGAAAIH; encoded by the coding sequence ATGCACGCAGCACCTCTGCTTCTGGTCATCATTACGGTCGTCATCGCTCTGGGGTTTGACTTCCTCAACGGTGTGCATGATGCGGCGAACTCCATCGCCACCATCGTCACCACACGCGTGCTTACGCCGCCACAGGCCGTTTTATGGGCCGCCATCTTCAATTTTGTGGCTGCCTTCGTCTTCGGCACGGGCGTAGCGCACACCATCAGCAGCAACATGATCGACCCCAAGGTGATGAACCTTTACATCGTCCTTGCAGGTTTGATTGGAGCCATCGCCTGGAACCTGCTGACGTGGTACCTGGCGCTGCCCACCAGCTCGTCGCACGCCATCATTTCAGCGCTGGCCGGAGCCGCCATCGCAAAAGCAGGATTCTCCGCCATCGTTGCCGCTGGCTGGATTCCTGTGCTGGAATTTCTCCTCCTGTCGCCGCTCATCGGCATGGTCCTGGGCTACGTTTTCATGCACATCGCTGCCTGGACTGCTCATAAGGCGCCACGCGAAAGCGCAGCCCGGTGGTTCCGCCGGCTGCAGCTTGTCAGTGCGGGTGCTTACTCCCTCGGCCACGGCACCAACGACGCGCAGAAGACTATGGGCATCATCGTCGCCCTGCTCGTCTCCACCGGCTACGGCCAATACGCCACCGGGAACGCCGTTCTATTCGGCCGTCATCACGAAATCTCCATCTGGATCATCCTGAGCTGCCACGCAGCGATCGCCTTCGGCACCATGATCGGCGGATGGAAGATCGTCAAGACGATGGGGTCGCGCATCACGCCACACCTTCGCCCCATGGGTGGCTTCTCGGCGGAAATGGCCGCAGCCGTCACCATTGCCCTGGCGACCTTCGCCAAGGTGCCCATCTCAACAACGCACGCGATCGGCGGGGCCATCTCCGGCGTGGGAGCCACACGCGGTGTCCATGCCGTCCGCTGGATCTGGGCCAAGCGCATCGTCTACGGCTGGATTCTCACTTTCCCGGGTGCAGGCATCGTCGGTGCGGTCACGTATTACGTGCTTCACCTCACGCTGGAAGCCTGGGTCGGCGGCGCAGCAGCCATCCACTAA